The proteins below come from a single Benincasa hispida cultivar B227 chromosome 4, ASM972705v1, whole genome shotgun sequence genomic window:
- the LOC120075184 gene encoding wall-associated receptor kinase 2-like, protein MGRPTETLIRLTAVKILAILLSAFVVVTATTNTTATVASQALPGCDEWCGDLQIPYPFGTREGCYLNERFFINCSTTRQDSPKAFLRGGSVPVTNISISGELQILNLVAQECHPPKIGPDVFSNVFLDLSYIISRTKNKFIAMGCNTFAHIFGRDIKGQSFRTACVALCDDIGSVKDGACSGNGCCQLEIPSNLNHLEFTVSSLNNDVNVSSFNPCGYAFLVEQNSFNFSSKYIRNFPENRVLAVLDWAISNDTCVTAENKTNCICGRNSTKVDLLDDPSRYRCQCLEGFEGNPYLPEGCQDIDECKDESLNDCSFECVNRIGNYTCNCPKGFKGDGRRGGEGCTRESKSFVQIIVGLTVGFAVLVIASTWLYLGYRKWKFIKLKEKFFEKNGGLMLQQHLSQWQTSTDMVRIFTREELDKATNKYDESAVVGKGGYGTVYKGVLDDGSVVAIKKSKLVDQSQTSQFINEVIVLSQINHRNVVKLLGCCLETEVPLLVYEFITNGTLYEYVHDKTSDRHTLSWEARLRIASETAGVISYLHSSASTPIIHRDIKTTNILLDHNYTAKVSDFGASKLVPVDQTQLSTMVQGTLGYLDPEYLLTSELTEKSDVYSFGIVLLELITGKKAVSFEGSEVERNLAMYVMCAMKEDRLTEVVEKGIATEANFEQIKQVAKLATKCLRIRGEERPSMKEVAMELEGLRGLIEANEKLGSTGEGMVGYLVPSNGASESIFNQFTASGSTNIVDDSMKVHILPLIHNGR, encoded by the exons ATGGGGCGTCCAACAGAGACGCTTATTCGACTCACAGCGGTTAAAATACTAGCCATCTTATTATCGGCTTTTGTCGTCGTAACGGCCACAACGAACACAACAGCAACGGTAGCTTCTCAAGCCTTACCCGGGTGCGACGAATGGTGTGGCGACTTGCAGATTCCATATCCATTTGGGACGAGGGAAGGGTGTTATCTAAATGAAAGGTTCTTCATTAACTGTAGCACAACTCGTCAAGATTCTCCAAAGGCATTTCTACGGGGCGGCAGCGTTCCTGTTACAAATATATCCATCTCGGGGGAGCTCCAAATCTTGAACTTGGTGGCCCAAGAATGCCATCCTCCAAAGATTGGTCCCGATGTTTTTTCCAACGTCTTTCTCGATCTTTCCTACATTATTTCCAGAACCAAAAACAAGTTCATCGCAATGGGCTGCAATACGTTCGCTCATATTTTCGGCCGCGACATAAAAGGGCAATCCTTTAGAACTGCATGTGTGGCGTTGTGTGATGACATTGGGTCCGTAAAAGATGGGGCTTGCTCCGGCAATGGGTGTTGTCAGTTGGAGATTCCCAGTAACCTTAACCATTTGGAGTTCACTGTCAGCAGCTTAAACAATGACGTTAATGTGTCGAGTTTTAATCCTTGTGGGTATGCTTTTCTAGTTGAACAAAACAGCTTCAACTTCTCTTCAAAGTATATACGCAATTTTCCTGAAAACAGAGTTTTGGCAGTGCTTGATTGGGCTATTAGTAACGATACTTGTGTAACCGCTGAGAACAAAACTAATTGTATATGTGGCCGAAATAGCACCAAGGTTGACTTGCTTGATGATCCATCTCGATATCGTTGCCAATGCTTGGAAGGTTTTGAGGGGAATCCGTATCTCCCCGAAGGTTGTCAAG ATATTGATGAATGCAAGGATGAAAGTCTTAATGACTGCAGTTTTGAGTGTGTTAATAGAATAGGAAACTATACTTGCAATTGCCCAAAGGGCTTTAAAGGAGATGGAAGACGTGGGGGAGAAGGTTGCACTCGAGAATCCAAGTCTTTTGTTCAAATCATCGTTG GACTTACTGTGGGGTTCGCAGTTCTAGTAATTGCGAGTACATGGTTATACTTAGGTTACAGAAAGTGGAAGTTCATTAAACTGAAGGAGAagttttttgagaaaaatggtGGTTTGATGCTTCAACAACATCTTTCTCAATGGCAAACATCGACTGACATGGTTAGAATTTTCACTCGAGAGGAGCTTGACAAGGCTACAAACAAGTACGACGAAAGCGCAGTGGTCGGAAAAGGTGGCTACGGTACTGTTTACAAAGGAGTCTTAGACGACGGTTCGGTAGTTGCaatcaagaaatcaaaattAGTGGACCAATCCCAAACATCCCAATTCATTAACGAAGTCATTGTTCTGTCCCAAATCAACCATCGTAACGTGGTTAAGCTCTTAGGATGTTGTCTAGAGACAGAAGTTCCATTGTTGGTGTATGAGTTCATCACCAACGGCACACTATACGAATATGTCCATGATAAAACCAGTGATCGTCATACTCTTTCATGGGAAGCTCGTTTGAGAATAGCTTCAGAAACTGCAGGAGTCATTTCATATTTGCATTCTTCAGCTTCCACTCCAATTATCCACAGAGATATCAAGACAACAAACATACTTTTAGACCATAATTACACTGCAAAGGTGTCTGATTTTGGTGCTTCCAAGTTGGTTCCAGTAGATCAAACCCAACTATCCACGATGGTTCAAGGAACTCTTGGATATTTGGACCCAGAATACTTGTTAACCAGTGAGTTGACGGAAAAGAGCGATGTGTACAGCTTCGGAATAGTGCTTCTAGAGCTTATAACTGGGAAGAAGGCAGTGAGTTTCGAGGGGTCAGAAGTGGAGAGGAATCTAGCTATGTACGTGATGTGTGCAATGAAGGAAGATCGTTTGACAGAAGTTGTGGAGAAGGGAATAGCGACCGAAGCAAACTTTGAGCAGATAAAACAAGTGGCGAAGTTGGCGACAAAGTGTTTGAGAATAAGGGGGGAGGAGCGGCCTAGCATGAAGGAGGTGGCCATGGAGTTGGAGGGGCTGAGAGGGTTGATCGAGGCTAATGAGAAATTAGGGAGCACAGGAGAGGGCATGGTGGGTTATTTGGTGCCATCCAATGGAGCTTCAGAATCCATATTCAACCAATTTACTGCGAGTGGGAGCACAAATATTGTTGATGATAGTATGAAGGTTCACATTTTGCCACTGATCCATAATGGAAGATGA